GCCTGAGCTTCTGGCACGCGACGGTCGACGACGACCTGACACCCCGCCCCGCCCTCGATGGCGACCTCGACACCGACGTCGCCATCGTGGGAGCCGGACTCACGGGCCTGTGGACGGCGTACGAGTTGCAGCGGCGAGACCCCGGGCTGCGCATCACGCTGCTCGAGAAGCGCATCGCGGGCTTCGGCGCCTCCGGGCGCAACGGCGGATGGTGCAGCGCCCTCTTCCCGGCCTCGACCGCGGCGCTCGAGAAGAAGCACGGCCGCGAAGCCGCCCTCGCGATGCGCCGGGCCATGATCGACACCGTCGACGAGGTCGGCAGGGCCGCCGCCGAGGCGGGCATCGATTGCGATTATGAGCGCGGCGGCACGATCGTCTTCGCCCGCAGCGAGAGCCAGTGGCGCGCCGCGCAGCACGAGGTCGAGCACGCGCGCGGCTACGGCGTCGACGCCCTCGAGCTGTGGGGCGCCGATCGCGTTCACGCACGGGATGCCCGGGGCGCGGTCTACGACCCGGCCTGCGCCCGCGTGCACCCGGCCGCCCTCGTGCGCGGGCTCGCGCGCCGTGTCGAGCAGCGCGGTGCGGTCATCCACGAGCACACCGCCGTTGAGAGCTGGACGCCGGGAGCCGTGCGCACCGACCGCGGCACCGTGCGCGCGCGGCACATCATCACGGCGCTCGAAGGCTACGGGGCGACGATCGCGCAGTCGAAGCGCCGCATCCTGCCTCTCTATTCGCTCATGGTGGCGACGCAGCCGCTCGACGACGCCGTGTGGGAGGCGATGGGCATCGCCCATGGGCAGACGTTCTCCGACGGCCGCCACCTCGTCATCTACGGCCAGCGCACTGCCGACAACCGCATTGCCTTCGGCGGACGCGGGGCGCGGTACCACTGGGGTAGCGCGATCCGCGATGAGTACGACCGCGTCGACCGCGTCTTCGAGCACCTCGTCGCGACGCTGCACGACCTCTTCCCGCAGCTGCCGCCACTCGAGATCGAGCATGCCTGGGGCGGACCGCTCGGCGTGCCGCGCGACTGGCACGCGAGCGTCGCCTACGACCCGACGACGGGCATCGGCTCGGCCGGCGGCTACGTGGGCGACGGGCTCTCGACGACGAACCTGGCCGGTCGCACGCTCGCCGACCTCGTGACGGGCCGCGACACCGCGCTCACCCGACTGCCATGGGTGGGGCACCGCTCACCCTCGTGGGAGCCCGAACCGCTGCGGTTCCTCGGGGCCAACGCCGGCCTCGTCGCGATGACGACAGCCGATGCGGAGGAGCGCGCGACCGGGCGGTCCTCCGTGATCGCTCGAGCGATGAGCCCGCTCATCGGGCACTGATGGCGCGGCGCACCGCGACGTCGACCGCGCTGTCGCTGCTCGTGCTCGGCGCGATCATCGCCATCAACGTTCTGTCGGCGACGCTCGGCTCGGCGGTATCGCAACCCTTCATCCAGGGCTGGTACGCCGAGGCGGTGAAGCCCGGATGGACGCCGCCGAACTGGGTGTTCTCGGCCGTGTGGACGGTGCTGTACCTCAGCACCTCGGTGGCCGCGTGGCTCGTCTGGCGGCAACGCCGCCGCCGCAGGGTCGATCGGGCGCTCACCCTCTACGCCGTGCAGCTCGTGCTCAACGCCATCTGGTCGCCGCTGTTCTTCGCGCTCTACCCCGTCATCGGCGAGACGGCGACGTGGCTCTCGCTCACGGTGCACGTGCTGCTGCTCGTGGCGATCATCGTCACGATCGCCGAGTTCCGTCCCATCGATCGCGCGGCGGCGGTGCTGATGATGCCCTACCTCGTGTGGGTGACCTACGCTGCGACCCTCACCATCGGCATCGCCCTCCTCAACTGACGCGTCCGCATCGATGATGT
The sequence above is a segment of the Microcella humidisoli genome. Coding sequences within it:
- a CDS encoding TspO/MBR family protein, which produces MARRTATSTALSLLVLGAIIAINVLSATLGSAVSQPFIQGWYAEAVKPGWTPPNWVFSAVWTVLYLSTSVAAWLVWRQRRRRRVDRALTLYAVQLVLNAIWSPLFFALYPVIGETATWLSLTVHVLLLVAIIVTIAEFRPIDRAAAVLMMPYLVWVTYAATLTIGIALLN
- a CDS encoding NAD(P)/FAD-dependent oxidoreductase; translated protein: MTPRPALDGDLDTDVAIVGAGLTGLWTAYELQRRDPGLRITLLEKRIAGFGASGRNGGWCSALFPASTAALEKKHGREAALAMRRAMIDTVDEVGRAAAEAGIDCDYERGGTIVFARSESQWRAAQHEVEHARGYGVDALELWGADRVHARDARGAVYDPACARVHPAALVRGLARRVEQRGAVIHEHTAVESWTPGAVRTDRGTVRARHIITALEGYGATIAQSKRRILPLYSLMVATQPLDDAVWEAMGIAHGQTFSDGRHLVIYGQRTADNRIAFGGRGARYHWGSAIRDEYDRVDRVFEHLVATLHDLFPQLPPLEIEHAWGGPLGVPRDWHASVAYDPTTGIGSAGGYVGDGLSTTNLAGRTLADLVTGRDTALTRLPWVGHRSPSWEPEPLRFLGANAGLVAMTTADAEERATGRSSVIARAMSPLIGH